The following are from one region of the Ananas comosus cultivar F153 linkage group 20, ASM154086v1, whole genome shotgun sequence genome:
- the LOC109725854 gene encoding histidine biosynthesis bifunctional protein hisIE, chloroplastic isoform X2, producing the protein MEAAALARLSLPGVGVGGGGGGGGGGVAFPVSRGRLLAVKEKKKQQLHAPISASTSASASASASASASASASASAGNEEALRYDSKVETLLDSVKWDNKGLVVAIAQNVDTGAILMQGFANREALATTILSRKATFFSRSRSSLWTKGETSKNFINVLDIFLDCDRDSIIYLGKPDGPTCHTGAETCYYSSVHDQLEGPKPNQDWLAATTLQSLEATISRRKEEIEEAQNRKPSWTKKLLLDKELLCSKRGGWRTRSDTA; encoded by the exons atGGAGGCGGCGGCGTTAGCACGCCTCTCCTTACCCGGCGTCggagtcggcggcggcggcggcggcggcggcggcggtgttgCTTTTCCTGTAAGCCGCGGCCGCCTCCTCGCtgtgaaggagaagaagaagcagcagctccACGCTCCCATCTCTGCTTCTACTTCCGCTTCTGCTTCCGCTTctgcttccgcttccgcttccgcttctgcttctgcttctgctgggAACGAAGAAGCGCTTCGCTATGATTCCAAG GTCGAAACCTTGTTGGACAGTGTGAAGTGGGACAACAAGGGGTTAGTGGTTGCCATTGCCCAAAATGTAGATACTGGAGCTATTCTTATGCAGGGATTTGCTAACCGAGAGGCCCTTGCGACAACCATTTTGTCTCGAAAGGCTACTTTCTTCAGCCGATCTCGATCTTCATTGTGGACAAAGGGGGAGACCTCCAAGAATTTCATCAATGTCCTCGACATTTTTCTCGATTGCGATCGCGATTCA ATTATATATCTTGGAAAGCCTGATGGACCTACTTGCCACACTGGGGCTGAGACCTGCTATTACTCGTCAGTTCATGATCAATTAGAAGGTCCAAAG CCCAACCAAGATTGGCTCGCTGCAACGACTTTACAATCATTGGAGGCAACAATTTCTAGACGCAAGGAAGAAATCGAAGAAGCACAAAATAGGAAGCCATCATGGACAAAGAAGCTACTGCTGGACAAAGAGTTGCTTTGCTCAAAG
- the LOC109725466 gene encoding tyrosine decarboxylase 1-like isoform X1, whose translation MDSEQLREYAHKMVVDFIADYYKMSESFPVLSQVEPGYLKELLPDSAPSKPENLEDVFDDIRQKIIPGITHRQSPDYFAYYPSNSSTAGFLGEMLSAGFNIVGFSWIASSVATELEMLVLDWFAKSLSCLSSSFQQIRIAMLLMPISLAFGMASLLWEAAARARWNGNPRNSERSCPCSSISCKRQNFIEGWKKVP comes from the exons ATGGATTCAGAGCAGCTGAGGGAGTACGCCCACAAAATGGTGGTCGATTTCATCGCCGATTACTACAAAATGAGCGAATCTTTTCCCGTTCTTAGCCAAGTTGAG CCAGGATATCTTAAGGAGCTTCTACCTGATTCGGCTCCCAGCAAGCCTGAAAATCTCGAAGATGTTTTCGACG ATATACGTCAGAAGATAATACCAGGCATCACCCATCGGCAGAGCCCCGATTATTTTGCTTATTATCCGTCTAATAGCAGCACTGCTGGGTTCCTAGGAGAGATGCTCAGCGCCGGCTTCAATATTGTTGGGTTCAGTTGGATAGCGTCTTCTGTCGCGACGGAGCTGGAGATGCTCGTTTTAGATTGGTTCGCTAAATCCTTAAGCTGCCTGAGCAGTTCTTTTCAACAGATAAGAATTGCGATGCTGTTAATGCCTATTTCGCTGGCTTTCGGAATGGCTTCGTTACTCTGGGAAGCCGCGGCTAG GGCGAGGTGGAACGGTAATCCAAGGAACAGCGAGCGAAGCTGTCCTTGTAGTTCTATTAGCTGCAAGAGACAAAATTTTATTGAAGGCTGGAAGAAAGTCCCTTGA
- the LOC109725466 gene encoding tyrosine decarboxylase 1-like isoform X2, translating to MDSEQLREYAHKMVVDFIADYYKMSESFPVLSQVEPGYLKELLPDSAPSKPENLEDVFDDIRQKIIPGITHRQSPDYFAYYPSNSSTAGFLGEMLSAGFNIVGFSWIASSVATELEMLVLDWFAKSLSCLSSSFQQIRIAMLLMPISLAFGMASLLWEAAARYLGEVER from the exons ATGGATTCAGAGCAGCTGAGGGAGTACGCCCACAAAATGGTGGTCGATTTCATCGCCGATTACTACAAAATGAGCGAATCTTTTCCCGTTCTTAGCCAAGTTGAG CCAGGATATCTTAAGGAGCTTCTACCTGATTCGGCTCCCAGCAAGCCTGAAAATCTCGAAGATGTTTTCGACG ATATACGTCAGAAGATAATACCAGGCATCACCCATCGGCAGAGCCCCGATTATTTTGCTTATTATCCGTCTAATAGCAGCACTGCTGGGTTCCTAGGAGAGATGCTCAGCGCCGGCTTCAATATTGTTGGGTTCAGTTGGATAGCGTCTTCTGTCGCGACGGAGCTGGAGATGCTCGTTTTAGATTGGTTCGCTAAATCCTTAAGCTGCCTGAGCAGTTCTTTTCAACAGATAAGAATTGCGATGCTGTTAATGCCTATTTCGCTGGCTTTCGGAATGGCTTCGTTACTCTGGGAAGCCGCGGCTAGGTATTTG GGCGAGGTGGAACGGTAA